ACAACTATATTAAGAGCTTTTAGAATAGAAATTTTCAAGTTAACCATAGTAAAAGGTATTACAAAAAGATGATTTGATAAATCTTTTCCTGTAAATCATTTAGCTCTTGAAAAAAATAAAGTCTTTGTTGACACAAGTTAAATCTACTATAACTTTTGTGCAAAACAATTTCAAGTAAAAAAATGAATTAccacataaaataattataacttaTGATATACATCATTAATCCTAGAGAGTATTTATAAAAATCAATTGTCATAATATATAATTGCAATTTATGATATAAAAATATAGTCCTTGATAATTCTTAAATAGCTTGATAACGACAGCTCAAAACTTTAAAAGTAGACATAGATATATACTGTTTAAAATCATCTCTTTTATTTGTATGATGCACCATTTCATGTAGTGAAAATAAAGCAGAACAAATGAAGGGTAACAATGGCTGGGACATTTTAAATTTTGCTCTAATAGATAATTGGTTGAATGagttaaaaatgaaaattttgtttGCTCACAAACATAATAAATACTAATGGTAATGGACaagttatatacaaaaaaataaaattagctGTGGAAATGGAATTGTCAGCCGCAATCATAATGAGAGGTGGACCCACTGAAAACTTATAAGGTTGCCTCAAAGGGCTAAAAAGTCTCCGCAGTCAAATTCTACTAAAGTTAGTGTAGTTATCAACTTATTGGACCAATCAAAGCTCACAACAATAAAGTTACATATGAAATAACAAGAAGAGGCCTTTGTCGGCAAGCTGGCAAGACAACGCCCAGCTGCTTCAAAGCCTCTTCTATATATTAGAAAAAAAATCAGTCAGCACGAATTTTGTACATTCGATATCAACTGAATAGAAAAGTTGAGCACAGAGTTTATGCACTAACGTCCACAAGTAGAATATTTTTGCCATTGGTATGCTACCGTCATTTACTTCCACAGCTTTCGCAAAGACATATTCTTCTCCGTCTCCTTCTTCATTACCTTGGCAACTGCCATCTCAAAATCTTCTTGGGTCACGTGTACCCTCCTCTCCCTTAGAGCAAACATTCCTGCTTCTGTGCACACAGCCTGTAAACAGATCATAAGATGCATCAAAGGCATGGCAAAATATAAGCAAGCGAAGCGTCAGATGGCACTCAGTCAAAGTAGAAGTTACACAAGTCTCTCACATGCTAGATCACAAGTTCAACCGCTAAACTAAGCATGCGCATGCTCTCAAGCAATCAAAGTGCACATTAAAAGGATACGTCAGATATCAATTAAAGCCAAAAAGACATGCAATCGCTGCACACCTTAAGTTCTGCCCCAGAAGCGCCATTCATCTTCTCAGCAATTTTCTTCAAGTCAATCCCTCGCATCAAGTTCATCTTCCTGGAATGAATCTTCAATATGTCGAAACGGGACTGCAGAATAATGAGAACATAAATGACTAAGATGAATCATCAGAGGGTTATAGAAATAACGATAGAAGGCATGCAGCTCTGTGAGGAAGCAGAGAGGTAGATATTGCCGCATCCTTTCAATCATGTTTAAACACCTCTTGTACTATACTCCCTTCCGTCCTTTTTGTTTGTCGTTTAAGGTTTTGGGTAAAGCCACAGATAAAAAAGACCAGCAggagtaatttaaaaaaaaaaaaaaaaaagtaagcaATCACAAAGGGAAGACCTGAGATCCATGAACCTAGAAACAGTATATGAAACCAATGCATCCTCATGTTAACATCTTACTATCTTACAAGCTATGAGGAACCGTACCTCTTCATTGGGATTTGGAAATTCGATCTTCCTATCAATCCTTCCTGGTCTCAGGAGTGCTTGATCCAGAATATCTATACGGTTTGTAGCCATCAAAACCTGAAGCCAGGACCCTTCTTTTTCAGCTTAAcaatctcagaataatacactTGTAAACTAGGCAACATGCAAGTGATCCAGATTGACAAAACTTGCCTTAATTTTGTTTGATGCCTCAAATCCATCGAGCTGATTAAGAAGCTCCAACATTGTCCTCTGCACTTCACTATCACCGTTGCCACTTCCTGATTCCATTCTAGCAGATCCAATACTGTCTATTTCATccataaaaatgatagaaggagCATGTTCCCTGAAATACATTCAAGACCAGCCTTTTCTAAAGCTAAATGTATAACAAGAGAGCGAAAATGAAGCACTGAGCTAAATGTACTTCTCCAGAATAGGACTGTCCGgtgattttttggaaagtttcatCAAGTTAGCAGATTTTATGGTATTACAAGCTTCATGCCCCAACTTTCAAGCAACAAGATAGTTTCAGATATTAGACATCCATGAATTCTTATTCATGGAGCACAAATGGCCTAGGGTGTCTGTGAACTTTTGTGGTTACAAAAGCTGCTAGAGGAATTGAGATTGTCCGAAAACGGGAAACTTTCCTTGTTTAGTGATAATAAGGCTGCAATTAGTATAACTCATAATCCAATCCAGTATGATCGAGCAAAGCATGTTGAGATTGATTGACATTTCATCAAAGAAAAAGTTACAAGTGGCATCTTAAGTTCGTTCCATGTGTTATCACAAAAGCAGCTAGCTGATGTGTTTACTGAAGGTCTCAACACATTGACTTTTCAAACACTGGTTTGCAAGTTGGGTATGTGCGATATCGTTGCACCAAGTTGAGGGGGGTGTTGATTAATTAGAGATTTCCTAGTTTAATTGTAGGAGTAGATTGATTCTAGAATATTTCCTTCACTATAATTAATTGTAATTGATTGTCTTTCCTTATTTAGTCTTCGGACTTATTGTATAACCTATTCTCATGGGATGTAAAAATACACACAAAAATACAAGAAGTCTTCTTCTTAAAATCTTCAAGCTGGCATACTTGGGCATTTCATCCATATCAATCACAAATAATGAAAGAATGAAAAAGCACATCTGCAAATAGGCACACCTAATGCATGAATATTCAGGCTGCCTACTGCAAAACTCCCTCCCTTTTTCACTGTCGCCCACAAAAATGAACAAATTGCAGTAGTATATCGTAGGCTAACCCAATGTAAGGATCGAATTTGACCTTAGCAGCTCAACATAGTGAGCTAGAAATGGCTATCCAATGATTTGGATGTAATAAGATCAGAAAGATGCATAACAGAACTGATTATGTAATAAAAGTTATGGACATTAGAGATACATATGTGTTGAGTACTCAAGCTATAATGAAACTTAACCTGGCCATCACAAAGAGTTCTCGCACCATACGAGAACCTTCTCCAATATATTTCTGCACCAATTCAGAACCAGAGACCCGAATGAAGGTACAATCAGTATGATGTGCAACTGCCCTAGCCAACAATGTTTTTCCAGTACCTGGAGGCCCGTAAAGAAGCACTCCCTTCATTTGAAAAGGAGGAGATAGAATAAGCACACATAAATTTGTCCAACCACTGTTATGCTTAAAATACtgatggaagaaatggagaaaacATGGTAAATGGTGAATAACTGAATATACCTTAGGTTGAGCTATTCCAAGAGACTCAAACAGCTCAGGATGTTTAATGGGAAGCTCAATAACCTAATGCATAAAAGGCCAAAGTTCAAAAAGGTTACACAAATGTACAATGCATCAAAGACCAAGGTCTCAAGATAGATCATAAAACTAACTAAACACAATAACACAATGAAGGCAAAACCTCCTTAATCTCTTTAATTTGCTGGTCAAGGCCACCAATCATGTCATAAGTGGAATCAGGCACTTTCTCAACTTTCATTAGGTTGACCAATGGATCCACTTTGCTGGGCAAAATTAGATGGAGAACATAGCTGTCATTGCGGAGGGCTACTCTGGTTAATGGAGTAATCTTTGTAATGTCAATATTCTTATCAATATCAACAGCATATTTTCCTTCAGGATGAACCTGGCGCATAacacaaagataagaaaataagcATTTGGAAATTAATTATAGATGTATAGAAAAGAGGGATACAGAGGTATGAAAACTTATGTTTGATCAACATTTCAAGTTGAATAAGTATTGGTAAGTGGATCCACAGAAAACTATAGAAACACTGCATCCTAATCATTGTGCGACGCGCAAGGCTTTTTCCAGGAGTTCTGACTGATATAGAGTAGAAATTAACAAGCTTCAGTAATTCTTTTTGATAAGGAATTAACAAACTTCAGTAATCATTCACATTTTTATGTAAGGGAGGATATTCTGCACTGTAGCCTAGTATCTTTGCTCCTCAACCCAGCTtctaaaattttctttcttcatccttcatTTTTGCATTACAATCCAAACAAAAATAGCAGTAACAAAATTACTTTGGGTTACCAAAAAGTAGAGCAGATTAATAAACTCAATGAAGCAAAATCATTTCTGCCCATACCATATGAATAAGTAATAAATAGTAAAAGGTTCTCATCATCACCCTCTTCTAGAGGTCATGTAAAAGCTACATGATAATATTTATTTAGATCAAAATTAGAAACAGACAGCGGATGAGCATCTTAAAATATAAGTTGTTTATATTCATCATAGAGCACACACATGGAATGGCACGCTATCATTGTCtcataattgtttaaattctcTCCAAGGAGAGGTGGGAAGGTAAACAAATATTGAATGACATGCTTTAAAGTTTAATAAAAAGGTAGAAACATCTTTTAAGGTTTTGTTATTCGTTCAAATACTATCATGAAGCATTGAAAGAGGGCAAATACAAGCAGCGATAAGATAACTGTTATTCAACACAACTATTAAAGAATTGaatttgtcaccattaatgctggAGGGAAGAAATAGAAATGAAAATTATGATGGACAGTCAGAAACAATAGACCAAAGATTAACATTAAGATAGAAACCCAAACAACTCATGAAGTGGGAAATAAGATCATTAAGTCAAGGAATAAGTTCCTGAGCATAATAACATATCAACATTAAAACTTAAGCTGAGATGACCATTTATTGCCCCAGACAACTCAAAAACCCATTACAACCTTTCATCTGTGACGATGGTCTTCAAAAGCATAATATGCTTTTAACTTGTTGTATAATTTAGAGCCTCATCTTTCATTGCAATCACATAAGCACTTAAAAAGTTTTGATATAACCATGTTTGTGAAGTCATCCCACAAaatgctccaaaaatgcaaacTGTGTagataacttcttttttttttttggttggtgAAATATGCTGACATATGTGTATTTGTGTGTGTGCACACATGTGCACTAACTAAGAGAATATGCATTTCCAGTCAACTATTTCCATAAATTTTAGTGTGATCACAGAAAATCCCCTCATTCCCGCCACCTAGGAAGACCTTCAGGGGCAAAAACTATTCCTTTTAGCAGAAAAAGAATGCAAATCAATTCGACAAAAAAAGAGCTATTTCATTCATCAACAAAAACAAGCACTAAGGGAGCAAATTGCTAGCAAGCAAGTCAACCAAGCACATGAAACATAAATGGTCGTTGCTACATGCATTAGTAATGTAAACATCACCGTGAACAATGTGCCGCTAAATGAACCAAGTGCAACATTTCCCAAGGAAAAACTCACAGAAGTGAACCAAAAGCACATGAACCATAAATGATTGTGGATATGCATTAGGAAAATAAACATTGACAGGAATATTTTTAATAAACCAAATGAATCCTTTGCCAAGGGAAAGCTCACAGAAGCTTCTGTAATATGAAAGCATGTGTTTGACAGATTTTATATTGTAGGACAAACACTTCGAATTTCAAAGATAACAAGaagtttttccttttcttggatATAAGTAAGAAAATAACAAGGTTTAGATGCATTACTTACTTTAACTAAAACTTTTGACTTCCCCATCATTTTAACAACTTCACCAACATATGATCCAGGCTCCTGAAGCAATTGTAATTCTTCCTTAAGCATTCTCACTGGGCATACACATACAAGAAAACACATCTTATGAGCCAAACAAAACACTGTTCCGTTCATAGACTGTAAAATTCCAAATTACAACTCAAAACGACAGGCATCAAAAACATCACACAAAGTCgggtaccccccccccccaaaccccaccccaagaaaaaaaaataaagctaaAGAAAGAACTTTTGGGATGTTCGGGAAATATTAGGCAATTTAAACTAAAATATCAGAAGGGTAAAATAGAAAAAAGGATCTCTATAAAAGAGGAAAGAATGACAACTCATTCTTCTTGTTTAATCATCAGAATTAACTGGAAGTTTTTGGGGTCCATTAACACAGTGGAAGCAGTTACCGTGCTAAAAATAGAAATTCTTGGCTTTAATTtgaaaattcataatataatCACATAGATGCACATAGCAATGCAGTACGCGTAGCATATAGGAGTGCCCCCAAACGTAAACAGGAAAGAAATTCTAAAATACAGACATCTAGGTTTAATAAAGTTCCGGTTTCGAGATTTGGAATGAACCTTTGGAATTGAGCTCATTGCGTTGGGCTTCAAGTCGATTGAGATTGTGAGTCTTGAGCCGGACCTGAAGCTGGAGATCATGGATATGCTGCATATAATATTGTCTCAGCCCTTCTCCTTGCTTCGTTCCTTTTGCCGCCGAACAACTCTCCTCTCTCTCCATCTCCGTCCTGCTCTTCTCTACTTCCGCTGACGCCATTATATTCAATCAAAGCAGTGCATAGTTTGGAGCAAAAGTTTGTTAAATATCACTGCTTCTTTTCTTGTTCGAGGGGAAAAGATTAAGGGGTCGTTTGCGGATAAGCAAAAATATTTAGTATTgtatcataaaaataaatatcgaaataatttatatttatgatctATCATTCAGTGTTAGTAATGGGGAGATAAGTTATTGAGTAGTAAAATTAATAATAACAGAATTAATACAATATGTCAAATATCGACATAACTAATTTCAATATAACTAATTCAATCAGATATTATTTTCTAACCAAACGAACCCTATGGTGAATTACGATCTCGACCCTATATTTGCTTATTATCTAGTttttatatctatctatataaattataaaaaagGGTTAGATTTACCCTTTTACTTTTATCATTCCTTGTACTATTCGTCTAAATACACCTTTACAGTTACCAAAGTTTAATTAATCTTCTATTTCTAACGGCAGTCCATACTTGGACGCCGTGTGTGTATATATTAAAAATCCTTTTTACatttttttctgttcttattagtttacctttttcttcttctttttttccttttttttttcttgtctcTTATTTTTCTCTagtctcaatggaaccaacccaCTATTTCTGAGCTTCAACCGTGGGTTAGCTTCTTCCTCAAATTGTAAAGAATCCAACATTCAACAATATCTACCAACGATTTTTAACTTCCAATTAGTAATTTCCAAAAAGGTTTTAACACAAATGGGCCACCGCTTTGAATGTTAGTCACACAAACAGTTCAAATCTCATAGATCCATCAGtttggaattttgaaattttcttcaATGTTTTGAATAACAAATAATTATTTATCACTATTCTATATttctgtttaccctaaaaatggataacaacTGAATTTATACGCgtttttaaggatacgtgatatatcTTGGCACAAATTAAGAGAATATATTAATATTGAATTTGACGATACAAGAAATAAATGTAAACCAAACGAGTCGAATAGCCTTGGCCCTCGAGTTAGACCACCTTTGAACTAAGAGAAGTTTCAACTTGATATAAGAACAGAGTATTGCTTTCAACTTAAACAATAATGAAAGCTAGAAAAAGACAATGTATTGCTTTATGTTGCGTAAAAGTTCTCCGTTTACAAATGATTataccctctttatatagtaggagagtcctactcttgatacagtTCTAAATGAAGTAAGAAATTTCCTGATTGGCTAATTAATTGGCCTATCTTTGATACATGCCGAGATCTCCTCCGTGATCTACGCTCGATCGCGGATATTTCACCTTTCTGTTATCCGACTCAGCAAGTTTCCCTCGATCTCGCCTGATCTCGACTTTGTTCGGTCCCGGGGTCTCGAGCTTGGCGATATAATTTCACACCCCGGTTTGATATGACTCGAGGTCGGACCTTAATCTACCATATTCCAGTTTTGATTAGTCAATCAAAGGGCTAGCCCGATTTtggccgtatacagatagtcccctcgtttctcggagagaaaatgacgagaaacgacatgaatTTCTGAATCCCGTCTCGATGGGCCATGACGTAAGTGATGAACCCGACTATGACGTAAGCGACAAATGGATATCGAAACATTCCGTCGGTCCAGttatcaaggcattaaatgcgtgCCAGTCGCTGGTCGGCCACTACCGGTTCTGAGCCGTCACCAACAAGCTATAAGTATCTAATTTTtcttcattcaaactttacgCTCAAAGCTCCTCatattcttatttttctttcaaaaatcccTTTACTTTGCAACTCTCGTACCCAAATTTTCATCAAATCGTATACCATATTAATTCTCTTTCCTCATGTTCTtcaatggcgaaaacttctaAGATCATACCGCAAAAGGAGGCCGCTTCTTCATCACGACCCGCCGGTGGCGGGGGTGCGGCGGAGCCTCACCTGAGTAGTTCGTTCCGGTAGGGTACCCCACTGTTACCGATTTTAAGGTTAAAAAGACCTCCTTGGTACCAGGCCGTTGTCAGCCGATCTTGAGATACATATGCTCAATCACCGAGGATCTCCTCACCAAGGTCAAAGAGGACTGTAACTGGGTCAATAAGCATGTGGTGGTTCCTTCGTCCGAGGAAtcgatcactacccacgtggaggattttctaagtgtttacattTATCCCTTCACGTTTGGTCCCTTAGACTCATCATCATTGCCTTTTGCAAGAGGTATGATGTGACTCTTGGCCAAATTCACCCCTCATTTTGGAGAATAGTGATTTTCCTCTGATTTTTCGcaagcaaaatcgaggggtgtcCCTTTACCCTCGACCACCTTATGCGCCTCTATcgtccccgactctatcgagggggGATGATCATGCTTGATCGCCGGGCAAGTAAGGCTccgttctcgagtatagacgaaACTTGGGATCGGGGTtggttgggccaatttgttcGAGTAAAGACTTCGGACATGATCCCTGCTGAAAACATGctatttcccgagaaatggaacatAAAACGTAAGTAGTGTTTCACTTCGAAGGTTCAATCTCGTTATCTTCCTTCTTATCTCTTTCTTCATTGATATTTTTGGTGTCGCAGCTGTGGCCCAGATGCCGGACGCAGTTCCTGAACTTAAGGAATGGGTCGAGGGCCTTGTGTCACAGAGGCCGTATTCTGAGCGTGCTTGGATGGAATTATCGAAAGGTCGATGGGTGGCCCGCAATCATGGTAAGAGCTTTTCCCTGATACATctgaaattatttctttttatcaTCGGTCCCtgatttgttattttatttcgcAGGTTTACCAAAGGACGTCGAGATGAGGCCTCCATCAGCTGATAATGATATACACGTCAATCCCCCTACTCCGAAACATGTCAAAGAGAAGGGGGAAAAAAATCCCCGATTCCCTCCGACTCTGAAAAGTAGAGACCGAGGAAGCGGCTGGCGCATAAGCGCAAAAAAGCTGGGGCCCGAGAACTCTCATCGGACTCACTCAATCGGTTGAGGGACGAGTCCGAGGAAGAAGAAGATTCTGAGCTGATGGCCCGAGTAAGATGTGGCTCCGAGATGCCTCGAGCCATGGAGGCCGTAGTAGAGACAATGGGTGAAGTCCCCGAGAGGGTCGAGACCGATTTGGCCCAAGCCAGTGAGGTCGAAAAAGAAAGTGTGACCGGTATGTCCCAGTCAGAAGATAACGTACCCAAGGAAGTGCCTGGGGTGATTGACATTTCTGGGTCACCCTCATTTACGGATTCTATGATTAACAAGGCTCAGGCATTGAAGGGTAAACTTGGAGAAGGGGCGCAAGGTGCAGCCGATCCTTTCAATAACGTTTTTGATGGCCTCGACTCTATAGCTTCGGAAGGTGCTATCGGTTTGGGCGACTTATTGGTGCTAAATAAGGTACCATTATCGGGTGCTACTGGATCATCATTGAGCCCAAAATTGGTGGATCGATTCCCTGCCCCAAGTGTTAACCCCGACCGCAGGCGATCGATAACCTTTTCTGTCCCCGAGGATGCCCGGGTTTTCTCTGCCCTTGTAGGGTTTGCTAGCTACCTCAGATGCTTGGTGACCGAGGAAGACCAAGCCGTGATGAATGCAGTGGAGGCGCCTTGCCTATTTAAtgaggcccaacatgctttgaatcgggtaagttCGAGATTcacttcattatttattttaaacttGAAGTTGTAAGTAATTCTAACATCTCTCTTCGGGCTTGcaggcttcggtgttgcatcatGAGGCTTTCTTCAGAATTTAGGAAGAGCACGTGGCTGAGGCCCGGGAATTCACCGAGAAGGAGGATACTTACAAGCTTCTGAGTGAGAAGCTTTGGGCCGATTTAGAAGCGACTCAGAGTGAGCATGTCGAGATGGACGAGCAGGTATTTCGAGTGCTTCacgatagtgaagatgaattAGAGATAGTAACTAATAATCTGATCCTGTAGGTCTGGCAGAGACTCGAACAGATCGGGCAGCACAAGACATAGGTAGATGTGATACAAGCCAAGgctgaagaattaaagaagaataTGGACATCTTAGCCTCGAAAAAGGAAAATGTCCAAGCACAATTGGAGTCGGCCGAGACCCAACTCCAAGCTGCAAAAGAGAAGGCCTCGGTGCAGGTCAAGAAAATCGAGGAGCTTCAATCTCAATTAGACTTAGCTATCTTTGATAAGGCAAACTTGGCCaatgaactcgaagtggccagatCTGAGGTGGCCGTGGACAACACCAAAgccgatgctaaagtggcccagtTCAAGGTCGATGTTAAGGCCATCCAGGCGAAGGCCAAGAGTATGCTGGATCATGCAAGATGGCAGGCTTGAGAGAAGCCCTCGAGAGAGTTCATGCTCAAGGCTTCGATGTCCTGGCCGAAATTGAGAATGCCAAGGCAGAGGAAGCTAGGGCCCGGAAGCTAGCCTTTCCTGAGGAAGATTCCGAGAGCTTAAGCGAGTCCGAAGATGGGGAATATCTCGAGGATGGAGATGCTACCTCCGATGAAGACCAGGCCACATAggcctttatattttttgctttcttttgcatCTTTTTGAGGTCGTTTTGACCATTGTAAATTTTTATACTAGGCCATTATGGCCTTTgtataaaagaattattatatatataaggttttctTCCCCTATAGTCtctcaattttttcttttgctttatcaCTTATATTCACAAAGGTCGGAATGCCTTAGCATACAATAACTTAGGTTGTGTAAGTTCAGACAAACCTTGCctttataatttttttgttttgaggTACTTCGGGGGTTCATTGTTACCGAGAACTTTCTCCAGAAGTAAGTAACTCAAATtatagtttgccgagggtagcctttagaacccgttgtgaaattttttctttttcgaaGGCCTAGTTTTTGTTACGGATtttggacgtctccgagccgtgttaATTTGGTCGTAGCCATTTAGTTCAGGAGCTTCCCATTGGGCTTGTTTTTTCCCGAGTTATCCGGGCTTGCCCGAGGTAACAGttcccgagtggggtggccgtggcctttAAAAACTGGGgagttgcctaataggtcttttGCTCCCGAGGCCCAATGGCTTGGGCCGTTTGAgttggacggcagtccccgagtgagggagtGGTCGTTCGCATTCCAGTTATGTGTTGCCCTTGGGCTCGTTATTTTCGGAAGTACGAAGCTCTTTAAGTGATGTAAAGAGGAagatttttaaaatataagatgattgcaaggaaagtacttctctttattctcgaTCAAAATAGTCATACATACGTACACGTTTTAGGCCAAGGCTCAAGCAATCTACGTGGGCACGGTTCttttcgaccgtttggcccttacaataaatcctatctatCAAAACCCTTCCTTTATGAAGTAGTTTCCTCGCTAGAGTTGATATTAGGAGATAATGCATATTCGAGGGTAGCccaccagtattcgaggttgattgcaaaggaaCCTCGGATATTGTTAAATTGATCTTCGGTGCCGATTCATAATCGGgattgattctaagttagcacgattcattgttgtctcgttaaaaacctcgctgAAAAAtctatttgggacaaaaccggtctaagggaaaaagagtgcaacacgtgctttcataCCTAAAGACTTCGTGGTGTTCGCCAAAAAATCCATTGTCGTTTCTCATTGACCACATGCAAGTGTTAGTCtgaaaaaaggaaatgaaatgggTTCGTACATAAATAGTAATACCGTTTTAGGTGAGATAtattccaattgctcggtagttgttcTCCATTCATCGttccgagcttgtaggaccctttcCCAGTGACCTCGAGAATCTGGTACAGTCTTCCTAATTCGGACCCAATCTCCCTTCGTTCGGATTtcaggtgttgagggtgactttccttagcactaagtccccgacattaaaatatcaaagattggctcttcgattgtagtagcTCTCGATCCGTTGTTTATGGGCGGCCAATCTGACGAGGGCGgcttcacgcctttcatccaatagttccaggctcatATTCATGGCCTGGTCATTTGATTCCTTTGGTGCATATCGGTACCTGATACTCGGCTCTCCAACTTCGACTGGTATTAGTGTttcggtgccataaaccaatgagaatggGGTAGCCCCGGTACTGAATTTCGAGGTTGAGcggtatgcccaaagaacttcgggcaaaatttccttccactttcctttggcgtcggttagcctcttcttaaaattttggatgatggttttgttggtagatTCGGCTTGCTCGTTCCTGCTAGGATGATTAGGTGTtgataggattcttttgatcttatgatcttcgagaaatttggttactttactgtcgatgaattgtttcccgttgtcacccacaatttcggatggcatcccgaaccgacatatgatgttgTCTTAAATGGAGTCGATaacttccttctccctaaccttctcgaaggcctgtgcttcaacccactcagaaaaatagttagtcataaataaaataaattgagctttacctggtacccatggaagagggccaacgatgcccattccccacttcatgaatggccatggtgacaagactGAATGGAGTAGTTtcccgggttggtgaatcatcggtgcttgtctttggcatttgtcgcattttcgaacaaactctttcgcatctttttccatgccgatccagtaatagccggctctgattaccttttgaaccaatgattcggcaccggaatgatttccgcaagtgccctcgtgaacttccctcagaacatactcggtatctcccTGTCCCAGACATATCGCTAGTGGACTATCGAACgttcttctgaacaaggttccgtcttcggacaaggTGAATCGTGCTGCCTTCGTGTGTAGGGCCcttgattcttttggatctgaAGGAAGTTTTTCGGTCTTCAAAtactttatatatttatttctccaatcccaggtcaagcttgtggagtttatctcggcgtggctTTCTTCGACTACTGACCTCATGAGTTGCACGATGGCCCCCGAATTGAGCTCGttgtcctcgaccgatgaccctaagttTGTGAGGGCATAAGCttcactattttgatctcgagg
The sequence above is drawn from the Nicotiana tabacum cultivar K326 chromosome 13, ASM71507v2, whole genome shotgun sequence genome and encodes:
- the LOC107816419 gene encoding 26S proteasome regulatory subunit 8 homolog A, translated to MASAEVEKSRTEMEREESCSAAKGTKQGEGLRQYYMQHIHDLQLQVRLKTHNLNRLEAQRNELNSKVRMLKEELQLLQEPGSYVGEVVKMMGKSKVLVKVHPEGKYAVDIDKNIDITKITPLTRVALRNDSYVLHLILPSKVDPLVNLMKVEKVPDSTYDMIGGLDQQIKEIKEVIELPIKHPELFESLGIAQPKGVLLYGPPGTGKTLLARAVAHHTDCTFIRVSGSELVQKYIGEGSRMVRELFVMAREHAPSIIFMDEIDSIGSARMESGSGNGDSEVQRTMLELLNQLDGFEASNKIKVLMATNRIDILDQALLRPGRIDRKIEFPNPNEESRFDILKIHSRKMNLMRGIDLKKIAEKMNGASGAELKAVCTEAGMFALRERRVHVTQEDFEMAVAKVMKKETEKNMSLRKLWK